Part of the Arvicanthis niloticus isolate mArvNil1 chromosome 3, mArvNil1.pat.X, whole genome shotgun sequence genome is shown below.
GTAGCATAAAATCATGACCTGCATAACCCAGTACCATTTCCTTCACTGTTTCCAGAATCATCATACAAGAAGAATATTGTTTACAAAAATGGTGAGAAGAAATTTCCTGCTTATTCATGTCCCACGTGCTTTAAAAATAGGTGTCACCTTAAAAGAAGCATCTTATTCCTGTGGACACTCATTTTGAATGTATCACACACTTTTAATTACGTAGGGATTTATCAAAGTCACCTCTTGGTTCTGACAGGACCTAAATCAAGGACAGCGGCGCTACTTGTACAGCATCATGAGGATTTATGACTCCAGGCCCCAGTGGAAGGCCCTGCAGACCCGCTACATTCACAGCCTTGGGTACCAACAGCATCTGGGTGAGTTTAACTACCTTCCTAGAACCAGGAATATCAGTAAGTGAGTTATTCATTACAGCCAGAAGTCACATCTCCAGATAAATAATTCTAGAAGAATGGCCTCTGCTGACCTATTTTATCAACATGGTTGGCTAACCAAGTTTAAAAATGATTATCCCTGACAATAGACAGTGAAGTTTTATAGGTGAATTAAGAGGGTTTAAAGAAATTAGAGTATTGATTCTTATAAAATGTTAACAACTCTCTGAGATTTATATGAACTTGATCTATTAGATCAATATCCCTGGACTTGGAAAACCAACATAAGCTCAAACAATGGTTTCCCTCCTTATTGTTTGTATAAGATCAAAGATAGTTTACTCCCAACAATAATAACTACATTCTTTGAGCATTTGGCATAGCACATACATCCAGCCAagaatattatatacaatatctCACTCTCATCCCACTTTATAGTTATGGAACCAGAATCACAGGCAAATCCTGTAATTTGGTGAAGACCATTCAGCCAGTCATTGTCAATGAGGACTTCAGGCAAGAGGTGGCTTCTCCAAAGATCATAGTTTCTATCTGCTCATGCTttgctctttctccttttctactAAATCCACCTGTGTTTTGTGTAGCACAGATGATACCATGGTTTCAAAAGACATGAAGAGATCCTGAGCATCATCTTGCTGGAAGACCTCATAGCTAAGTCCTTTATCTTACAGTAACGTCTCTAGTCGCTCACCCCTTCTACCACACAATTCTCCCAACTCAGGTAGAAAAACTGAAACCTAGAAGAGTTAAATAACTTGACCAGGGTCATACAACTAGTAAGCAAGGACCTGGGATTTGGTGATTACTGAAGATTATCTGAAGTGTGATGGAAGCACCACCTCATGGCTCTGTTTTCAGAGCCCAGTACCAAAGAAGCCAGTAAGCATAAATGCAGATGCATTTACTAGTGTTCATAAAGGCTAAGTGCCTTCTTACTGAAATGCAGATTCCTAGGCCTTGCTCTCTGGGTTTTTAATTCAGAAGGTCTTTGAAGAGATTAGAATTCTAAATTATAAtgggtattttttaaaacatatggaTCCAGAGAATCCAGTGGTTACTGTGAAGACTGTACTTTGGGAAACACTGAAAGAAATCAAATATATCTTTTTAAGCATTAAAATTCTCTGCATTAAAGAAATTTTGCTATCTAAGACAAGTTACATGGGAGGTCTACTCAAAGTTCAAGTTTCTTTCCAAACGTCTTCAACGTGCAAGTTGATGGCTGTAGTCATTTTTTGTCAGTTAGTTCTTCTCACCCATGTGACAGAAAATCTACCAGAAATGGCTTTGGTTAGGaaggacttattttggctcacagtatCCAGAGGTGTCAGTCGCTCATGGCAGGGAAGGGGTGATAGAAGACGGCTTTTGACATCCTGGCAGCCAGGAGGAAGAGAACTGGGAGCGTGGGTactcagctggctttctcttgtttcctttttcttttcctctagcTCTTCAGCCCCTGGCATGGTGCCAAGCACACTCAGGATGAGTCTCCCCCAGATAATCTTCTCTAGAAATACCTGCACACCGATACCCACAAGCAATCTTTAGATTATTTCTAAAGTCATTCAGATCGACAGCGAGGATTAACCATCATGTTTGTTGAAGGAACAATAAAGGAAACCAAGAGATAAACACTTCCTGTCCTCAAAGATAGTATAACCAGGCATGCTAACCACAGAAGTAGAGCCTTTGTGCACCTCcgtgaatgtttttttttcccctataaaAATTGTTGGGTTGAAGAGATGGTTctatgattaagagcacttgctgtccttgtgaaggacctgagttcggttcctaGCACTCAATTGGCTCATAACACCTGGAATGGCACCTCTAGGGGTTCTttcacctcttctggcctctaggaaCAGtaggtacacatgtggtgcacatccACACATTCAGGAAAAACTCTCATACGCATAAAACAgaactaaataaaattttcaaagataaaTGTTGACACTGAAATCCCTCTCATCCACCTCTTCCCCCGCCCCCTCCAGGTTATATCACTCAGCAGGAGGCCTTGTCTTGTGCTGCTGTACTGAAACATTCAACCATTCGAGCCTCAGCCACTGTTGCTCCTCAAAGGAGTATTCTCCCCAAAGTCTTCAACCATGCAAAGAAAGTGTCAATCAGCAAAACCAGAGCTTAGAGTTGGATCCTGGGCCCCCAGTACAGTGTGGTGAGGATCAAGACCTTAGACAGTGCATAGCCTCTGAAATAGGCAGCTCATCTGTGTATTCTTGGCATTTTAGTGGGTGCTTGGTATGTGTTTGCTGAATGACAATGAATAAAAGAATACTAACATAAACTCTAGAAGTACAAATAATTCCTCCTTCACATAAATGCTGCCAATAAGAACAGGTTGGAAGGTTTTAAAGCTATTGAGCAGAGAAAAAGCAAGCTTTAGCTCAAATAATCTGTAAAAATAAATGGACTTTCAAAGCTTTCAAAGTAAAAGCTTCTTATGAGTTCCAGTCTCCCAGAGAAATCTGCAGAATAGTCAAAGGGGACAAGGGACAGCACCTCCAGCTCTGGGTGACCACTGCCCATTGCACATCTGAAAATACAGGAACCAACACAGTCAATACAGATTATAGAGGTTTCTGGAGTCACAGTGTTGGTGATGAGTGGCATGTGCCTCTTACTATTCCCATCCAACCAAGCAATAATATTTACCTTGGTCCTACAGTTTCTAGTTCTAGACTGACTCAATCATTTTGTGTCATTTTGAAATTTGTGCTTACCAGCCCATTACTGCCAGGAGAATCCTATACAGCTGTAATTGGCCTTGACATGGATAAGATAATTCATGCGCACACCTGCCCCTGGCAGTCACAAACACTCTCAGCAGAACAGAAAATAGCCCCAAAGAATTGATCTCATGTCTTATCTCTGAGGATTTTAAGAACGAATACAAGACCATGCAAATGAGCAAATAATGAGATAACTGCCAGGCAGGCCCTCTCTGCAAATGGCACAGAGTCATATTAGTTATGTTTACTAGTGACTTTCTTCACCAGCAAGTCTCTTGTGTGTGCCAAAAATTAGTGATTCCATACTaagtcaagttaaaaaaaaaaaaaacagccacttccttatctttgtttttttttttttttaaatgtcattcatATCAACCAGTGACTGTCACCACATGAATAAATTGATTGGGATAAAACTTAGTTGACAAAAGAGATGGAACATTCATCTGAAAGGAAGATGTCATAACATTACCAGACCTCTTTCTGGACAAACCCAGAAAGAACCAAAATCCCTTAAACCCTCATTGGTGATGGTTGTCTTCTTTCTATATCCATTAACATAGAAGTTATAAAAATCTGTCAAAAGGTTCTTAAGACCCTCATTGTAGAGTTTACGATtcttggagggggtgggggtggagcaaGAGGTATGGTTGTCCCACCAGTCCATCAGGAAGTCTTAGGAAAGCAGTACTCACCTTTGACCAGACGGAGATCATCCTGTTGTGGCTCATCCTGTCCATCATCAACAGGGGAGACTAATCATGAAGAATCCTCTTGACAACAGCAAAGCCTGCACTGACTCAAGCACTCTAAGTAGACCACACTGTTAAACTTAAGGGGTTGTTAggtaagctttaaaaaaaaatcaaatacaatgGAGGTGAATTGTGAGGTGGCTCTTGTGAGTGATAGAGGATCGGGGCAGCCCTAACAGTCTACACTCACCCTCTTGTTTCCACACGAGCCTTTTATCTCTGTGAACTGCTGACATGTACTTTATCATGGACTGCTTTTGTAATTTGATTGGCCTAGGTCCCTGCTGAGTGAGCACTAGCTCCTGGTACAGAATAACAAGAATAACAAGCAGGTAGGGTCTGTGCTGCAATCttgcatcaaaaacaaaacaaaacaaaacaaaacaaaacaaaacaaaaaaaaaccaaaaaaaaccacaaaaaaaaaaaaaaaccaaaaaaaaaaaaaaaaaaaaaacaaaaaaaacaaaacaaaaacaaaaaacccaaaaaacaacaacaaaccaaaaaattctCAGACACATTTGTTTTGGCACAAGCTTTTATAGTCCTCTGGGCAGGTGACTGTCATAGGCACATAAGAAGgacaaatggatttaatagatgtAAATCTATGTGGAGTCCTTCTTTCaggtttccccttctgagaagaTAATGAGATAATGCTCTCCCATAGCTGGAGTCCCACACTCGAAGCTTGGGAGGATGTTGTAGGTTagccagctttaaaaaaaaaaaaaatgctaactgAAAAGGACTCTGAGAAAGACTacagaggaggtagaggaggaagaagggacacCTGAAGGTTTTAGGTAACTACCACTTTGACTTTTCGGAGGCCATGTTGCTGTGGTTCACGATGACCGCCAACAACACAAGTAGATTAAGGGAACTTTTTACCTAAAATTGCTAGCACCTGACTGTGGAGTCAGTCAATCAATAATGCTTGTTGAACAATATACAAATTTTCAAAGAGTCTGCAGTCAGTATGGTTTCTAGCTTTGTGATATATTTCAAGGGCTTGGCAGTGGTTAGAAGGGGCAGGGGATCATCAGTTCATCCTAGGGGCAGGCAACAGATTGTGACGTGGAACCTCGTGGGAGTTATGAGAGCCATCACCTTCAGGGGACTTGATGTGTCCCCTAGGAGACCCCAGGTAGTTCTTCTGAAAAGGtggttacaaaaataaaatagaataaaataaaatagagcagTCTTAAGGtagtaattttaattctttcttgtACCTTGTGGTGAGTGGCCATTTTGGAAATATTCAAGTATTCTTAGACAATTGTGTATTCTTTAATGGATGACTTTGCAAATAAAACTTTGTGCCCACCAAACCAAATTGTTTACTTATTGTTTACTTACTAATTGTTTCTAAATAAAAGTGCCAATCTCCAAATTGCTCAATGGCTTCTTGCGTGCGTTTCTCTCCATGATGCCAGCTACTATGAGGTGATATAGCTAGGGGATCCTCTCTAGAGCCAGAGTGCACACTTGCTGTTTACAATCAGTCTCCCAAACTGTGACctttagaaataatatatttgtatGATGTTCCCAGCCtctggtattttattatagcaacagaaaacaggctAACACAGCCTTTTACTTGGCCAGCTCACAATATACATTAGTACCAACTGATGTGTCTCTAACCACTGTATGGCATATCTCTTTAGAAAtagattatttattttcacttgctatgtttgagtgttttgcctgcatgtataatgtataatgcaTATATGCGTGGTACCCAAGGGGGCCAGAGCAAGGCTCCAGATCCTCCTAAAActtcagttacagatggttgagagctgcccgtgggtgctgggaactgaatcccagTCCTCCGGAAAAGCAGTATAGGTTCTTAGCTGCTGAAGCATCTCTAGTTCCAATACCATATGCTCTTGTATTTACATACCAGACTTGAGCAACTACTAAAATGACCAAAGGCAGAACTTTGAATCActtcagttttataaaattatgtgcTACGTATGCATTCAGCTTGAGCTCAGTGAATCTTCACACTCCCAGCATCACACTGACAGAAGGCATTTACCTTCCCcaatctccctctgtctctctgtagttAGTTTCCTCTGGCAAACTATGACCAGTGGACACCACAGCCTTTATCACTGTAGTCTGGTCTTTTCTAGACTTTTACATacgtgagttttttttttttttttatgtgagtttTACATGCATCTTCTCTTGCCTAGTGTCACTCTTCTGTTAGGATTCAACATGTCGTATACGTCTGTACATTATTCCTTTTCATTGCAGAGGAATAATCACATAGAGTCTGTCACATATTTGTGCCACAATCTAAGCATTCGGCCGCCTGTTAATGATATTTGggttgtttcttgttttgaattCTGAACATAATCACTATGAATTTTGAATgtcaattttaaatgtttgtcttgGAAAGATACCTAGGAGTATGATTGGCTCATAGATTGTATCTGCATTGCACTGAACTATATTTGAGACTGCATGGTGTTTCCCAGAGTACCTGTGCAATGTTGAGTCCTAGAAATGTTATAGGGTTTTTGTATTCTAATGACAGCCACTGTCCAGAAGCTTGGGTCTGTAGGAGACACTGTGCCCATTAGTGATGGCTACTCTCTGTGTGACAAGTTTTAGGGAAGACAATCACGAGCGGCCTGGAGATAATGATGCTGATATTCTTGGAGATTTGAGGGAACAGACAGCAAAGCTTAGCAGTTCACCCTGAAAAGTAACCCATCAATATTAGCAGAGGAACTGGGGACAGAAGCAGTCCCTGCAGGAGGGACTGTCCCTGAATAAAGCCACGGTGCAGCTTCAGTGTGAGCTCATTAGTTCTTCACCATTCCTTGTTCACATTGTTTTTCAGGTTCACCATCCACTAAATCTGTTACATAATAGGTTGTTCCAAAAGTCAGTGACTTAAAACTGCCTTATttactgtctctgtctcacaTTTTGATTGGGAGCAGGCACAGATTTGGACATAGCTTAACAGGGGCTTCTGGCTAAGGGTCTCCCACAAGCCTGCAACCAAGGGGTGGGATGAAGCCATGATTTCTAAACATTCTTTCAGGGAAGGACCCACTACCAAGCTCACTCGTGTGGTTGTGACAGAACTGTGTGCCTTGGAATTTAGTACACTCAGAGCCTGGGTTCTTAGGAGCTAGAAACATCTCTCTCTTTCCAGTCACAGACATCTCAACAAGGCAGCTCAGAATTGTGAATTGTGACTTACTTCCTCAGggatagaatgtgtgtgtgtgtgtgtgtgtgtgtgtgtgtgagagagagagagagagagagagagagagagagagagagagagagagagagatgtcagaGTCATTTATAACCTAGTCCACaacatttcctgtttttttttttttttttttttttttttttttttttttttttttttttttgcatcagaAATAAGTCACCAGGTCTAAATTCTACAAGGGTAGGGTATTATTCAAAGACATGGCTACTAGAAGGTGAAGCTCATAGGGAGCCATTTTGTGGGGTATGGGGAATGGCTGTCATGTATAATggtgtaaaaggaaagaaaacacttgTTCCTACACAGCCCAGAAAAGGACTCCAACTTGTCTCTCCATCCATATCCCATCACCCCACTGCTTGGCCATATACACCCAGAGCACTTAGGCTAACCTCTGATCACTCAGTGTAGTCAGAGAGTTAGCTTTTTGCAGGCAACCATTCTACACTGCAGGCTCTGTTCCTGCACTCATTCCTCTTGGGGTTTGTTTTTAAACTCTCAACACACTGTGGGTGGGACAGAGTCACCAAGTAAACTGAAGACACTTAATAAGCACATCGTTATTGCTGTGTGATATATACAGTTGGAATACTATTGTTCAGAATATCATTCATACACTAGACTCTGTGACGATGTGTAAAACACAGATTCTTATGTCCCTCCTTGACTCAATGAATCAAGCATATAAGAGATAGCATTCCTGGTATTTGATTCCTAAGCAGGGTAAAGTAAAACAACTGTTTGCATTTAAAGGAGCCATTCAAATAGTCACAGGTCTTGGCCCAGAAGAGATACATTTCTCCCTGAtaaatttgacttttaaaattgagGGGTAAGAACTGCAGGTGGTGGAGACTTCGAGGGACAAGCAATAGAAATACCTTCCTGATAACCTTCAATATCCCATATGAATAAATTGCTTATTACTGTGACTTAAAGCCAGGGTGTGTTACAGTACGGGACAGGAACTactaaaacactttcttttcccCAGAGCTGGCATTACTAACTGTGCAATACAGTTCCACCAAAGTGAACCCCTGTCCCACTTTCAGTATTTGTCCCGATTTGTGATGAAGGCCCAAGAAAAACGTGCAGGAGTTCTTCACCTTTGCAATTAAAATGAGTTCCTAATTGCATCAGTGCTTATAGAAGAAACCCTTTTATCTGCCTCATTGACTTGGCTTTCCTCCCTAAAGCAGTCCATTGCCTGAAGTGTAATCAATTCcttctttggaaatcaatctctATCTACCTCTGGAGGATGCACGTGTGTTCTTCTCCACATTAGAGCTGTGTGTGCTAATTAAACGATGGACTCAGTCCGGCCAGAAGAGGAAACGTTTGTGGGTACTGAAAACCACAGTTCAGATAGGTCAGGGCAATTACCACACTAACTGTATAGGGCTGAACACTGGAACATGCATGGCCTCTTCAACAACTTCCTGGTTCATGAAGCTCAGTAGATACGACGGCATCTAAgacctgtctaaaaataaaagttctaaaga
Proteins encoded:
- the Fam216b gene encoding protein FAM216B encodes the protein MRRDLKKQYEHQNVPRIPRIQVPTVAADNSLLKDLNQGQRRYLYSIMRIYDSRPQWKALQTRYIHSLGYQQHLGYITQQEALSCAAVLKHSTIRASATVAPQRSILPKVFNHAKKVSISKTRA